The following proteins are co-located in the Pseudomonas synxantha genome:
- a CDS encoding MerR family transcriptional regulator, protein MKPALLDEPGEDIALALENGWLPIREVARQTGVNAVTLRAWERRYGLIVPQRTPKGHRLFSTEHVQRIHAILTWLNRGVPVSQVKDLIDSAQPSAEPMENEWHSLRQHLLSAISELAERRVDDAFNQAMALYPPRTLCEQLMLPLLRELEQRWQGQFGAQMERVFFLSWLRSKFGARIYHNNRQLHGAPLLLINHSDLPLEPHLWLSAWLASSADCPVEVFDWPLPAGELALAVEHLQPRAVLLYSSKALHLSALTKLLGGVSCPILIAGPTVCIHHVELADLTRDMPELFVAEDPLAAHQLLIQRGIV, encoded by the coding sequence ATGAAACCTGCCCTGCTCGACGAACCCGGCGAAGACATTGCCCTGGCTTTGGAAAACGGCTGGTTGCCGATCCGTGAAGTGGCACGCCAGACCGGCGTCAACGCTGTGACCCTGCGCGCCTGGGAACGCCGCTACGGCCTGATCGTGCCCCAGCGCACGCCCAAGGGGCATCGGCTGTTCAGTACCGAACACGTGCAACGCATCCATGCCATCCTCACATGGCTCAATCGCGGCGTGCCAGTCAGCCAGGTCAAGGATTTGATCGATTCGGCCCAACCCAGTGCCGAGCCGATGGAAAACGAGTGGCACAGCCTGCGCCAGCATTTGCTCAGTGCCATCAGCGAACTGGCGGAACGCCGGGTCGACGATGCTTTCAACCAAGCCATGGCGCTCTACCCGCCGCGTACCTTGTGCGAACAATTGATGCTGCCGCTGCTCCGGGAGCTGGAGCAGCGTTGGCAGGGCCAGTTCGGCGCGCAGATGGAGCGGGTGTTTTTCCTGTCCTGGCTGCGCAGCAAGTTCGGCGCGCGGATTTATCACAACAATCGCCAGCTCCACGGCGCACCGCTGCTGCTGATCAACCATTCCGACTTGCCACTGGAACCACACTTGTGGCTCAGCGCCTGGCTGGCCAGCAGTGCCGATTGCCCGGTGGAAGTGTTTGACTGGCCACTGCCGGCCGGCGAATTGGCGCTGGCGGTGGAGCATCTGCAACCGCGTGCCGTGCTGTTGTACTCAAGCAAGGCCCTCCATTTGTCGGCACTCACAAAACTATTGGGCGGCGTCAGTTGCCCAATATTGATTGCCGGCCCAACGGTGTGTATCCATCACGTCGAGCTGGCCGACTTAACCCGTGACATGCCTGAATTGTTTGTGGCCGAAGACCCATTGGCGGCCCACCAGTTATTGATCCAGCGTGGAATTGTCTAA
- a CDS encoding YbgA family protein translates to MSSNAKPKIAISACLLGENVRFNGGHKQSLLCTQTLSDYFDFVPLCPEVAIGLGIPREPIRLVGDPAAPQAVGTVNRELNVTQPLDDYGQRMAREHTDLCGYIFMQKSPSCGLERVKVYRDNGTPVDGGGRGIYARAFCARHPNLPVEEDGRLNDPVLRENFLTRVFVYASWQRLLAEGLTRHGLLTFHSRYKYLLMAHSPAHYKSLGHLLGSMGKGVDLQALAHGYFSELMAGLKKCATRGTHTNVLQHISGYLKQVISDDDKQEMQTVIGQYRHGIVPLVVPLTLLKHHFRQHPDRYIAQQAYLQPHPENLSLRNAI, encoded by the coding sequence ATGTCCAGCAATGCAAAACCGAAGATCGCCATCAGTGCCTGCCTCCTGGGTGAAAACGTGCGCTTCAACGGTGGGCATAAACAATCCCTGCTGTGCACCCAGACCCTCAGCGACTATTTCGATTTTGTGCCGCTGTGCCCGGAAGTCGCCATCGGCCTGGGCATCCCTCGGGAGCCGATCCGCCTGGTGGGCGACCCTGCCGCGCCGCAAGCCGTTGGCACGGTAAACCGTGAGCTCAACGTTACGCAGCCTCTGGATGACTACGGGCAGCGAATGGCCCGGGAACACACCGACCTGTGCGGCTACATCTTCATGCAGAAGTCGCCGTCCTGCGGCCTTGAACGGGTCAAGGTATACCGCGACAACGGCACGCCCGTCGACGGTGGCGGGCGCGGTATCTACGCCCGGGCATTCTGCGCACGCCACCCCAACCTGCCGGTGGAAGAAGACGGCCGCCTGAATGACCCGGTGCTGCGCGAGAACTTCCTGACTCGCGTATTCGTTTACGCCAGTTGGCAGCGATTGCTGGCCGAGGGACTCACCCGTCACGGCCTGCTGACGTTCCACTCGCGCTACAAATACCTGCTGATGGCCCACAGTCCGGCGCATTACAAAAGCCTGGGCCATTTGCTCGGCAGCATGGGCAAGGGCGTCGATCTCCAGGCACTGGCCCACGGCTACTTCAGCGAGCTGATGGCAGGCCTGAAAAAGTGCGCCACACGCGGCACTCACACCAATGTATTGCAACACATCAGCGGCTACCTCAAGCAGGTCATCAGCGACGATGACAAACAGGAAATGCAAACCGTCATCGGCCAATACCGCCACGGCATTGTGCCGCTAGTGGTGCCGCTGACCCTGCTCAAGCATCACTTTCGCCAGCATCCGGACCGCTACATCGCGCAGCAGGCCTACCTGCAACCGCACCCGGAAAACCTCAGCCTGCGTAATGCGATTTAA
- a CDS encoding TIGR02450 family Trp-rich protein, whose protein sequence is MNRINPAKLLLSKWTAAQPRHKEKHFLVTEVFCDEEGTVLEIELQAILTRRTERFSWQTLQNVEAWQMGWK, encoded by the coding sequence ATGAATCGCATCAATCCCGCCAAACTGCTGCTGTCGAAATGGACGGCAGCACAGCCCCGCCACAAGGAAAAACATTTCCTGGTCACTGAAGTGTTTTGTGACGAAGAAGGCACTGTGCTGGAGATTGAACTGCAAGCCATCCTCACTCGGCGTACTGAACGCTTTTCCTGGCAGACCCTCCAGAACGTCGAAGCCTGGCAAATGGGTTGGAAGTAA
- a CDS encoding NAD(P)/FAD-dependent oxidoreductase, whose amino-acid sequence MTVPIAIIGTGIAGLSAARALRDAGHVVQLFDKSRGSGGRMSSKRSDAGALDMGAQYFTARDRRFVNEVQRWQSNGWAEQWKPQLYNFKSGQLTPSPDEQIRWVGTPRMSAITRALLDDLPVQFGCRITEVFQGTQHWNLLDADGGNHGPFSHVIVATPAPQATTLLAAAPKLASAAAGVKMDPTWAIALAFDKPLDTPMEGCFVQDSPLDWLARNRSKPGRDTTLDTWVLHATSAWSKAHLDLPKEAVIEHLHGAFAELLHSAMPAPSFSLAHRWLYARPSSSHEFGVLADADLGLFVCGDWCLSGRVEGAWLSGQEAARRLIEHLQ is encoded by the coding sequence ATGACTGTTCCTATCGCGATCATTGGTACCGGCATCGCCGGTCTCTCCGCCGCCCGAGCGTTACGAGACGCGGGGCATGTTGTACAACTCTTCGATAAAAGCCGCGGCAGCGGCGGACGCATGTCCAGCAAACGCAGCGATGCCGGAGCCCTGGACATGGGCGCACAATATTTCACCGCCCGTGACCGGCGCTTCGTCAACGAAGTGCAGCGCTGGCAAAGTAACGGCTGGGCAGAGCAATGGAAGCCCCAGCTGTACAACTTCAAGTCCGGCCAGCTGACGCCCTCGCCCGATGAACAGATCCGCTGGGTCGGCACGCCGCGCATGAGCGCCATTACGCGCGCGCTGCTCGATGACTTGCCGGTGCAGTTCGGTTGCCGCATCACCGAGGTATTCCAAGGTACGCAGCACTGGAACCTGCTCGACGCGGACGGCGGCAACCATGGCCCCTTCAGTCATGTGATCGTTGCCACGCCGGCGCCCCAGGCCACCACGTTGCTGGCCGCCGCGCCCAAACTGGCGAGTGCCGCGGCCGGCGTAAAGATGGACCCGACCTGGGCCATCGCCCTGGCATTCGACAAGCCCCTGGATACGCCAATGGAGGGCTGCTTCGTACAAGACAGCCCCTTGGATTGGCTGGCACGCAATCGCAGCAAACCCGGGCGTGACACCACCCTCGACACCTGGGTGCTGCACGCCACCAGCGCCTGGAGCAAGGCGCACCTGGACCTGCCCAAGGAAGCAGTAATCGAACACCTGCACGGCGCCTTCGCCGAGCTGCTGCACAGCGCCATGCCGGCGCCTTCGTTCAGCCTGGCGCACCGCTGGCTCTATGCCCGGCCGTCCAGCAGCCATGAGTTCGGAGTGCTGGCCGATGCCGACCTGGGATTGTTCGTCTGCGGTGACTGGTGCTTATCCGGCCGTGTGGAGGGCGCCTGGCTCAGCGGCCAGGAAGCGGCGCGGCGCTTGATCGAGCATCTTCAATGA
- a CDS encoding TIGR01777 family oxidoreductase translates to MHILLTGGTGLIGRQLCKHWLAQGHRLTVWSRQPETVARVCGAQVLGVARLQEVIGTVDAVVNLAGAPIADRPWTHKRKALLWSSRISLTEILLAWMESLEQKPAVLISGSAVGWYGDGGERELTEASGPVLDDFPSQLCIAWEETAQRAEALGIRVVLVRTGLVLAAEGGFLSRLLLPFKLALGGPIGKGRQWMPWVHIKDQIALIDFLLHKEDASGPYNACAPHPVRNREFAKTLGQVLHRPAFMPMPAFVLKVGLGELSGLLLGGQKALPERLLAAGFTFQFTQLRAALDDLSSRL, encoded by the coding sequence ATGCATATTTTGCTGACCGGCGGTACCGGCCTGATTGGCCGTCAACTCTGCAAGCACTGGCTTGCCCAGGGCCATCGACTGACGGTGTGGAGCCGACAACCAGAAACGGTTGCCCGGGTGTGCGGTGCGCAGGTGCTTGGGGTTGCTCGTCTGCAAGAGGTGATTGGCACGGTGGACGCGGTGGTCAACCTGGCGGGTGCCCCCATTGCCGATCGGCCCTGGACCCACAAGCGCAAGGCGTTGCTGTGGAGCAGTCGCATCAGTCTCACCGAAATCCTGCTGGCGTGGATGGAAAGCCTGGAGCAAAAACCGGCGGTACTGATCTCCGGTTCCGCCGTGGGTTGGTATGGCGACGGCGGCGAGCGCGAATTGACTGAGGCCAGCGGCCCGGTACTGGATGATTTCCCCAGCCAGCTGTGCATTGCCTGGGAAGAAACCGCCCAGCGTGCCGAAGCCCTGGGCATACGTGTGGTGCTGGTGCGTACCGGCCTGGTGCTGGCGGCCGAGGGCGGCTTTTTGTCGCGCCTGTTGCTACCGTTCAAACTGGCGCTGGGCGGGCCGATCGGCAAAGGTCGGCAGTGGATGCCCTGGGTACATATCAAGGATCAAATCGCCCTGATTGATTTTCTTCTGCACAAGGAAGACGCCAGCGGTCCTTATAATGCCTGCGCGCCCCACCCAGTGCGTAACCGCGAGTTTGCCAAGACCCTGGGCCAGGTGTTGCATCGCCCGGCGTTCATGCCGATGCCGGCCTTCGTGTTGAAGGTTGGTCTGGGAGAGTTGTCCGGCCTGTTGCTGGGCGGGCAAAAGGCACTGCCCGAGCGGCTGTTGGCGGCGGGTTTCACTTTCCAGTTCACTCAATTGCGTGCGGCTCTGGACGACTTGTCCAGCCGCCTCTAG
- the hemH gene encoding ferrochelatase, producing MTDHALLLVNLGSPKSTSVADVRSYLNQFLMDPYVIDLPWPVRRLLVSLILIKRPEQSAHAYASIWWDEGSPLVVLSRRLQQQMTAQWTHGPVELAMRYGEPSLETTLTRLAAQGIQNVTLAPLYPQFADSTVTTVVEEAKRVVRDKKLNIQFSILQPFYDQPEYLDALVTSTQAHLTQDYDHLLLSFHGLPERHLKKLDPTGGHCFKDADCCRNASPEVLATCYRAQCFSVARDFAERAGLPDGKWSVAFQSRLGRAKWIEPYTETRLEALAQQGVKKLLVMCPAFVADCIETLEEIGDRGREQFRAAGGEELVLVPCLNDDPQWAAALNTLCERAPVAL from the coding sequence ATGACGGATCACGCGTTGTTACTGGTCAACCTGGGCTCGCCAAAGTCCACTTCGGTGGCCGATGTGCGCAGCTACCTCAATCAGTTCCTGATGGATCCCTACGTGATCGACTTGCCTTGGCCGGTAAGGCGCTTGCTGGTGTCGCTGATCCTGATCAAGCGTCCCGAGCAGTCGGCCCATGCCTACGCATCGATCTGGTGGGACGAGGGTTCGCCGCTGGTGGTGCTGAGCCGTCGCCTGCAACAGCAGATGACCGCGCAGTGGACCCATGGCCCGGTGGAGCTGGCGATGCGGTATGGCGAGCCGTCCCTGGAAACCACCCTGACGCGCTTGGCCGCCCAAGGCATCCAGAACGTCACGCTGGCGCCGTTGTATCCGCAGTTTGCCGACAGCACCGTGACCACGGTGGTGGAGGAGGCCAAGCGTGTGGTGCGCGACAAGAAGCTGAATATCCAGTTTTCGATCCTGCAACCTTTCTATGATCAGCCCGAATATCTGGATGCCCTGGTGACCAGCACCCAGGCTCACCTGACGCAGGATTACGATCATTTGTTGCTGAGTTTCCATGGCTTGCCCGAACGGCATCTGAAAAAGCTCGACCCTACCGGCGGGCATTGCTTCAAGGATGCCGACTGCTGCAGGAATGCATCACCTGAAGTGCTCGCCACGTGCTATCGCGCGCAATGCTTCAGCGTTGCCCGGGATTTTGCCGAGCGTGCCGGCTTGCCCGATGGCAAATGGTCGGTCGCGTTTCAATCGCGTCTGGGTCGGGCGAAGTGGATCGAGCCCTACACCGAGACACGCCTGGAAGCGCTGGCCCAGCAAGGCGTGAAAAAGTTGCTGGTGATGTGCCCGGCGTTTGTCGCCGACTGCATCGAGACGCTGGAAGAAATTGGCGATCGCGGTCGCGAGCAGTTTCGCGCGGCGGGGGGCGAGGAGTTGGTGCTGGTGCCGTGCCTGAATGATGACCCGCAGTGGGCGGCGGCGCTTAATACCCTGTGCGAACGAGCTCCCGTTGCCTTGTAG
- a CDS encoding TonB-dependent siderophore receptor, whose amino-acid sequence MPPRKFVPSAGLALGLLLDPAYAEENTLELDTISVTSEAYESATGPVTGYRATRSASATKTDTAVRDIPQSISVIPATVLKDLGSTSVERALEFAGGVSKQNNFGGLTLYEYSVRGFTTSEFYQDGFSANRGYPSTPDTANIERIEVLKGPAASLYGRGDPGGTVNIVTKKPQPDAFTTLQTSAASWDRYRTALDVNTPLDGEGRVLSRVNLAVEDNHSFRDHVDSKRVFVAPSFSWQLDPDTHLLVESEFVRHSSTFDRGIVANTGMSHSTFLGEPNDGNIDNHNNRIQAALEHHLNDAWKLRLASHYKQGSLWGDASESRALYADGRTVNRRYRERSTGWHDSITQLELRGLFDIGSWQHELLIGTEYEDYRKKERVTAIDGDYPIDIYKPVYGQPKANGKRSGTDFFEQTKSHALNLQDQIIFTDRLRGMIGARFEHFEQSTDDFARNHVKSRQTHDAFTQRAGLLYQLTPQVGVFANASTSFKPNSGLDAGGKSFKPEEGVGYEVGIKSELFDERLSATLAAFHIEKENVLALDPATDTNRAMGKARSQGLDLQVTGQVTDAIRVIGAFAYIDAEVTKGDKEIPTGSRILGVAKRSGSLLGVYEFQDGALRGSDLGAAFTYVGDRSGEAGTGFELPAYHTVDLLAHYKATKNVTVGLNLNNLFDEKYYERSYSRYWANPGEPRNLTVSLTLNL is encoded by the coding sequence ATGCCGCCTCGCAAGTTTGTGCCCTCGGCCGGCCTGGCCCTGGGTTTGCTGCTCGACCCTGCCTACGCCGAAGAAAACACCCTGGAACTGGACACCATCAGCGTGACCTCCGAGGCCTATGAATCCGCCACCGGACCAGTCACGGGCTACCGTGCCACACGCTCGGCCAGTGCCACCAAGACCGACACCGCCGTGCGCGATATCCCACAGTCGATCAGCGTGATTCCGGCCACAGTGCTCAAGGACCTGGGCAGCACCAGTGTGGAACGCGCCCTGGAATTTGCCGGCGGCGTGTCCAAGCAGAACAACTTCGGCGGCCTGACCCTCTACGAATACAGTGTGCGCGGCTTCACCACGTCCGAGTTCTACCAGGATGGTTTCAGCGCCAACCGCGGTTACCCGAGCACACCCGATACTGCCAATATCGAACGCATTGAAGTGCTTAAGGGCCCCGCCGCCAGCCTGTATGGGCGTGGCGACCCTGGCGGCACGGTGAATATCGTCACCAAGAAACCCCAGCCCGACGCCTTCACCACCCTGCAGACCAGCGCTGCCAGTTGGGACCGCTACCGCACCGCTTTGGACGTGAATACACCGCTGGACGGCGAAGGGCGCGTATTGTCCCGGGTCAACCTGGCGGTGGAAGACAACCACAGCTTTCGCGATCACGTCGACAGCAAACGGGTGTTCGTCGCGCCTTCATTCAGTTGGCAACTCGACCCCGACACCCATCTGCTCGTAGAAAGCGAATTCGTGCGCCACAGCTCCACCTTCGACCGCGGCATCGTCGCCAATACCGGCATGTCCCACTCAACCTTCCTCGGCGAGCCCAACGACGGCAACATTGATAACCACAACAATCGCATCCAGGCCGCGTTGGAACACCACCTCAACGATGCCTGGAAGCTGCGCCTGGCCAGCCACTACAAGCAAGGCAGTCTGTGGGGCGACGCGTCGGAAAGCCGTGCGCTTTACGCGGATGGCCGCACCGTCAACCGCCGCTACCGTGAACGCTCCACGGGCTGGCACGACAGCATCACCCAGTTGGAACTACGCGGCCTGTTCGATATTGGCAGTTGGCAGCATGAACTGCTGATCGGCACCGAATACGAGGACTACCGCAAGAAAGAGCGCGTGACAGCGATCGATGGCGACTACCCTATCGATATCTATAAACCGGTCTATGGCCAGCCCAAAGCCAATGGCAAACGCTCTGGTACCGACTTCTTCGAACAGACCAAAAGCCACGCGCTGAATCTACAAGACCAGATCATCTTCACCGACCGCCTGCGCGGCATGATCGGCGCGCGCTTCGAACATTTCGAACAAAGCACCGACGACTTTGCCCGCAACCACGTCAAAAGTCGCCAGACCCACGACGCCTTTACCCAGCGCGCCGGCCTGCTCTACCAACTCACGCCACAAGTGGGGGTATTTGCCAACGCGTCCACCTCGTTCAAGCCAAACAGCGGCCTGGATGCCGGTGGCAAATCCTTCAAGCCAGAAGAAGGCGTGGGCTATGAGGTGGGGATCAAGAGCGAACTGTTTGACGAGCGACTCAGCGCCACCCTGGCCGCCTTCCATATCGAAAAGGAAAACGTTTTGGCCCTGGACCCGGCGACCGACACCAACCGCGCCATGGGCAAGGCTCGCAGCCAGGGCCTTGACCTGCAAGTGACCGGGCAAGTGACCGACGCCATACGTGTGATCGGCGCCTTCGCGTATATCGACGCCGAAGTGACCAAGGGCGACAAAGAAATCCCCACCGGCAGCCGCATTCTCGGCGTAGCCAAGCGCAGTGGCAGTCTGTTGGGGGTGTATGAATTCCAGGATGGCGCGTTGCGTGGCTCGGATCTGGGTGCAGCGTTCACTTATGTCGGTGATCGCTCCGGTGAAGCGGGTACAGGTTTCGAGCTGCCGGCCTATCACACCGTGGATTTGCTGGCCCACTACAAGGCTACGAAGAATGTCACCGTGGGGTTGAACCTTAACAATCTGTTCGATGAGAAGTACTACGAGCGGTCCTACAGCCGCTATTGGGCGAACCCCGGTGAACCGCGCAACCTCACCGTCAGCCTGACCCTCAATCTCTGA
- the algW gene encoding Do family serine endopeptidase AlgW, with protein MLKALRFFGWPLLAGVLIAMLIIQRYPQWVGLPTLDVNLQQAPQTSTVVQGPVTYADAVTIAAPAVVNLYTTKVINKPAHPLFEDPQFRRYFGDNGPKQRRMESSLGSGVIMSPEGYILTNNHVTSGADQIVVALRDGRETLARVVGSDPETDLAVLKIDLKNLPSITLGRSDGLRVGDVALAIGNPFGVGQTVTMGIISATGRNQLGLNSYEDFIQTDAAINPGNSGGALVDANGNLTGINTAIFSKSGGSQGIGFAIPVKLAMEVMKSIIEHGQVIRGWLGIEVQPLTKELAESFGLTGRPGIVVAGIFRDGPAQKAGLQLGDVILSIDGAPAGDGRKSMNQVARIKPTDKVAIQVMRNGKEIKLSAEIGLRPPPATAPVKEEQ; from the coding sequence ATGCTCAAGGCACTGCGTTTTTTTGGATGGCCATTGTTGGCTGGCGTGCTGATCGCGATGCTGATTATTCAGCGTTATCCCCAGTGGGTGGGCCTGCCTACCCTGGATGTGAACCTGCAACAGGCGCCGCAGACCAGCACGGTGGTCCAAGGCCCGGTGACCTATGCCGATGCGGTCACCATTGCAGCACCTGCGGTGGTCAACCTGTACACCACCAAGGTCATCAACAAACCCGCTCATCCATTGTTCGAAGACCCGCAGTTCCGCCGCTACTTCGGTGACAACGGTCCCAAGCAACGCCGCATGGAGTCCAGCCTGGGTTCCGGGGTGATTATGAGCCCCGAAGGCTACATCCTCACCAATAACCATGTGACCAGCGGCGCCGACCAGATCGTGGTGGCCCTGCGTGACGGTCGCGAGACCTTGGCCCGCGTGGTAGGCAGCGACCCGGAAACCGACCTTGCGGTACTGAAGATCGATTTGAAGAACTTGCCGTCCATCACCCTCGGCCGTTCCGACGGTTTGCGCGTGGGTGATGTGGCGCTGGCCATTGGCAACCCGTTCGGCGTAGGCCAGACGGTCACCATGGGCATCATCAGCGCCACTGGGCGTAACCAGTTGGGCCTTAACAGCTACGAAGACTTCATCCAGACCGACGCGGCCATCAACCCAGGCAATTCCGGCGGCGCGCTGGTGGATGCCAATGGCAACCTGACGGGCATCAATACCGCGATTTTTTCCAAGTCCGGCGGCTCACAGGGCATCGGTTTCGCGATCCCGGTGAAGCTGGCGATGGAAGTGATGAAGTCGATCATCGAACACGGCCAGGTGATTCGTGGCTGGCTGGGCATTGAAGTGCAGCCACTGACCAAGGAACTGGCCGAGTCGTTCGGCTTGACCGGGCGCCCGGGCATCGTGGTTGCCGGGATCTTCCGCGACGGCCCGGCGCAGAAAGCCGGCCTGCAACTGGGCGACGTGATCCTCAGTATCGACGGAGCCCCGGCCGGTGATGGCCGCAAGTCGATGAACCAGGTGGCGCGGATCAAGCCGACCGACAAGGTGGCGATCCAGGTCATGCGCAACGGCAAGGAAATCAAGCTGTCGGCGGAAATCGGCCTGCGCCCACCGCCGGCAACGGCGCCGGTGAAAGAAGAACAATAG
- a CDS encoding Nif3-like dinuclear metal center hexameric protein, whose product MAVPLTTLVEEADRYLGSAKIADYCPNGLQVEGRPQVMRIVSGVTASQALLDAAVEAKADLVLVHHGYFWKGENPCITGMKQRRLKTLLKHDISLLAYHLPLDLHADVGNNVQLARHLDITVEGPLDPSNPKIVGLVGSLAEPLSAGDFARRVQDVMGREPLLIEGSQMIRRVGWCTGGGQGYIDQAIAAGVDLYLSGEASEQTFHSARENDISFIAAGHHATERYGVQALGDYLARRFALEHLFIDCPNPI is encoded by the coding sequence ATGGCCGTCCCCCTTACTACCCTCGTCGAGGAAGCGGACCGCTACCTCGGCAGTGCAAAAATTGCTGATTATTGCCCCAATGGCCTGCAGGTCGAGGGGCGCCCGCAGGTGATGCGCATCGTCAGCGGTGTGACCGCCAGCCAGGCGCTGCTGGACGCCGCTGTCGAAGCCAAGGCCGATCTGGTGCTGGTGCACCATGGCTATTTCTGGAAGGGCGAGAACCCGTGCATCACCGGCATGAAGCAGCGCCGCCTGAAGACCCTGCTCAAGCATGACATCAGCCTGTTGGCCTACCACTTGCCTTTGGACCTGCACGCCGATGTCGGCAACAACGTGCAACTGGCGCGTCACTTGGACATCACTGTCGAAGGCCCGCTGGACCCGAGTAACCCCAAGATCGTCGGCCTGGTTGGCTCCCTGGCTGAGCCTCTATCGGCCGGGGACTTCGCTCGCCGCGTGCAGGACGTGATGGGCCGCGAGCCACTGCTGATCGAAGGCAGCCAGATGATCCGTCGCGTCGGTTGGTGCACCGGGGGTGGTCAGGGCTATATCGACCAGGCAATTGCCGCGGGTGTCGACCTGTACCTGAGCGGTGAGGCGTCCGAACAGACCTTCCACAGCGCACGGGAAAACGACATCAGCTTCATCGCCGCCGGCCATCACGCCACCGAGCGCTACGGCGTCCAGGCGTTGGGCGACTACCTGGCGCGACGCTTTGCCCTGGAGCACTTGTTCATCGATTGCCCGAACCCGATCTGA
- the cysD gene encoding sulfate adenylyltransferase subunit CysD, with amino-acid sequence MVDKLTHLKQLEAESIHIIREVAAEFDNPVMLYSIGKDSAVMLHLARKAFFPGKLPFPVMHVDTRWKFQEMYKFRDRMVEELGLDLITHVNPDGVAQGINPFTHGSAKHTDIMKTEGLKQALDKYGFDAAFGGARRDEEKSRAKERVYSFRDSKHRWDPKNQRPELWNVYNGNVNKGESIRVFPLSNWTELDIWQYIYLEGIPIVPLYFAAERDVIEKNGTLIMIDDDRILEHLSDEDKARIVKKKVRFRTLGCYPLTGAVESEAETLTDIIQEMLLTRTSERQGRVIDHDGAGSMEDKKRQGYF; translated from the coding sequence ATGGTCGACAAACTGACGCATCTGAAACAGCTGGAGGCGGAAAGCATCCACATCATCCGCGAGGTCGCCGCCGAGTTCGACAACCCGGTGATGCTCTACTCGATCGGTAAAGACTCCGCCGTGATGCTGCACCTGGCACGCAAGGCCTTCTTTCCAGGCAAGCTGCCGTTCCCGGTGATGCACGTCGACACCCGCTGGAAATTCCAGGAGATGTACAAGTTCCGCGACCGCATGGTTGAAGAGCTGGGCCTGGACCTGATCACCCACGTCAACCCCGATGGCGTGGCGCAGGGCATCAACCCATTCACCCACGGCAGCGCCAAGCACACCGATATCATGAAGACCGAGGGCCTCAAGCAGGCCCTGGACAAGTATGGTTTCGACGCAGCGTTCGGCGGTGCCCGTCGCGATGAAGAGAAATCCCGTGCCAAGGAGCGCGTGTACTCGTTCCGCGACAGCAAGCACCGCTGGGACCCGAAGAACCAGCGCCCGGAGCTGTGGAACGTCTACAACGGCAACGTCAACAAGGGCGAGTCGATCCGCGTGTTCCCGCTGTCCAACTGGACCGAGCTGGACATCTGGCAGTACATCTACCTGGAAGGCATCCCGATTGTGCCGCTGTACTTCGCCGCCGAGCGCGACGTGATCGAAAAGAACGGCACGTTGATCATGATCGACGACGACCGCATCCTCGAGCACCTGTCCGACGAAGACAAAGCCCGCATCGTCAAAAAGAAAGTACGTTTCCGCACCCTTGGCTGCTACCCGTTGACGGGTGCGGTGGAGTCCGAAGCCGAGACGCTGACGGACATCATTCAGGAAATGCTCCTGACGCGAACTTCCGAGCGCCAGGGCCGGGTCATCGATCACGATGGTGCCGGCTCCATGGAAGACAAAAAACGTCAGGGTTATTTCTAA